One part of the Fusibacter sp. A1 genome encodes these proteins:
- a CDS encoding sugar ABC transporter permease: protein MNFINELKTSLVSNIRDYGMYLALAVITVVFTFRTGGLFISPNNIYNIIIQTGYIGVMAVGMTLVIVIRHIDLSIGSVLGFASAVSAILMLKTGINSVTALLIALAFGALAGTITGLLVARIGIPAFVASLAGMFIYRGMMFQVLSVNGGAAVRFKDPFIDAIGNGAIPRLFEIGPYAGSTVVIGVLLIVLFAYGRVKDRKIQQNYKFEVDSFALFMMKLLFVSIIILLFTLQMALGRGFPVTLAVVGLVIAIFHFVTTKTVLGRHIYAVGGNPEAAELSGIDVKKITIIVFAAMGLLAGLAGFMYAARLNSATLTAGRGLELFAIAGAFVGGVSAGGGIGKITGSIIGALVIMSLSNGMQMLGVATDTKDIVIGVVLVLAVVFDIYTRNLKH from the coding sequence TTGAACTTTATTAACGAACTTAAAACATCGCTGGTAAGCAATATACGCGACTATGGAATGTATTTGGCCCTTGCGGTCATCACGGTGGTGTTTACATTCCGTACTGGCGGATTGTTTATCAGCCCAAACAATATTTACAATATCATTATCCAAACAGGATACATCGGTGTTATGGCAGTGGGAATGACTCTAGTGATAGTGATCAGGCATATCGATCTGTCCATCGGGTCGGTTTTAGGATTTGCTAGCGCCGTGTCCGCGATTTTGATGCTGAAGACTGGGATAAACAGCGTAACCGCGCTGTTGATCGCCCTTGCATTTGGTGCACTTGCAGGAACCATCACCGGACTTTTGGTTGCACGAATTGGAATACCGGCCTTTGTAGCATCCTTGGCAGGTATGTTCATTTATAGGGGCATGATGTTTCAGGTGCTTTCGGTAAACGGTGGTGCGGCAGTAAGATTCAAGGATCCCTTTATCGATGCGATAGGGAATGGTGCTATTCCAAGATTATTTGAAATAGGTCCTTATGCGGGTTCAACCGTAGTAATTGGAGTCCTATTGATTGTATTGTTTGCATATGGCCGAGTGAAAGACAGAAAAATCCAGCAAAATTATAAGTTTGAGGTGGATTCTTTCGCACTCTTTATGATGAAGTTACTCTTTGTTTCCATCATAATTCTACTGTTTACATTGCAAATGGCACTTGGTAGAGGTTTTCCTGTAACACTTGCTGTTGTCGGACTTGTCATCGCGATTTTCCATTTTGTAACAACCAAGACAGTGCTGGGACGTCATATCTATGCAGTCGGTGGTAATCCGGAAGCGGCTGAGCTTAGCGGTATAGACGTTAAAAAAATTACGATCATTGTATTTGCAGCGATGGGCCTACTTGCAGGACTTGCCGGTTTCATGTATGCCGCAAGATTAAACAGCGCAACCTTGACAGCAGGCAGAGGACTTGAGCTATTCGCTATTGCCGGCGCATTTGTAGGCGGCGTGTCTGCGGGTGGTGGTATCGGTAAGATTACAGGATCAATCATCGGTGCCCTTGTAATCATGTCTTTAAGCAATGGAATGCAAATGTTAGGTGTCGCGACAGATACAAAAGATATTGTAATCGGTGTGGTACTGGTGCTTGCTGTAGTATTTGACATCTATACGAGAAATTTAAAACACTAG
- a CDS encoding sugar ABC transporter ATP-binding protein → MPKHILEMKKITKTFPGVKALDEVSIAVEEGEIHFIVGENGAGKSTLMKVLSGVYKTGSFTGDIIFDNETRHFHGIKDSEKAGLAIIYQELALVPELSVFENIYLGHEITKSYGIIDWNETIINASKQLEKVKLNVNPSEKVRNLNVGKQQLVEIAKALSKEVKLLILDEPTAALNEDDSENLLRLLVELKKHGITSIMISHKLKEVTAIADSVTVLRDGKTICTLRGQEINENVIIKNMVGREIDDIYPKRENFITDEVVLETKNWSAFDHQKKKHVIKNVDIKLRKGEIIGLAGLMGAGRTEFALSLFGNVKKYHVSGELFVHQKKVSYQHTSDAIKSGIAYVSEDRKGDGLILIQDIKENISIANLKQLAKLGVIDQNDEILIGEQYREKLNIKTPSINQTVSNLSGGNQQKVALSKWLFTNPDILILDEPTRGIDVGAKFEIYTLINQLIENGMSIIMISSELPELLAMSDRLYVVAEGVITGELDKESATQENVMKLATL, encoded by the coding sequence ATGCCTAAGCATATTTTAGAAATGAAAAAAATCACCAAAACATTCCCAGGGGTCAAAGCGCTTGATGAGGTAAGCATAGCTGTTGAGGAAGGTGAGATCCATTTTATCGTGGGTGAAAATGGTGCTGGTAAATCCACACTGATGAAAGTTCTAAGTGGTGTATATAAAACGGGGTCGTTTACAGGAGATATTATTTTTGACAATGAAACTAGACATTTTCATGGTATTAAAGATTCTGAAAAAGCGGGTCTTGCTATTATTTACCAGGAACTTGCCTTAGTACCTGAATTGTCGGTATTTGAAAACATCTATCTAGGACACGAAATTACAAAATCATACGGAATTATTGATTGGAATGAAACGATAATCAACGCGTCAAAACAACTGGAAAAAGTTAAGTTGAATGTCAACCCTTCTGAAAAAGTCAGGAATTTGAATGTTGGGAAACAACAATTGGTTGAGATCGCAAAAGCGCTCAGTAAAGAAGTTAAGTTGCTGATTCTAGACGAGCCAACCGCCGCGCTAAATGAAGATGATAGTGAAAACCTACTTCGCTTATTAGTGGAACTCAAAAAACATGGAATCACATCGATAATGATTTCTCATAAACTTAAGGAAGTTACTGCTATAGCTGATAGTGTCACTGTTTTACGGGATGGAAAGACAATTTGCACACTTCGTGGGCAGGAAATAAATGAAAATGTAATTATAAAAAACATGGTTGGTAGGGAAATTGACGATATCTATCCCAAAAGAGAGAACTTTATTACAGATGAAGTTGTTCTGGAAACCAAAAACTGGAGTGCTTTCGATCACCAAAAGAAAAAACATGTTATTAAAAACGTAGACATCAAACTAAGAAAAGGTGAGATAATCGGTCTTGCTGGTCTGATGGGAGCGGGAAGAACAGAATTCGCACTCTCTCTGTTTGGCAATGTAAAAAAATATCATGTGTCCGGAGAGTTGTTTGTCCATCAAAAAAAGGTGAGCTATCAACATACGAGCGATGCGATAAAATCAGGAATTGCTTATGTATCGGAAGACAGAAAAGGAGATGGATTGATCCTCATTCAAGATATCAAGGAAAACATATCCATTGCAAACCTTAAACAACTTGCCAAATTAGGTGTCATTGATCAGAATGATGAAATTCTCATTGGTGAACAGTATAGGGAAAAGTTGAACATAAAAACACCTTCGATCAACCAAACGGTATCCAATTTAAGTGGCGGTAACCAGCAAAAGGTAGCCCTTAGCAAATGGTTGTTTACAAACCCGGATATTCTTATCTTGGATGAACCCACTAGAGGGATCGATGTTGGAGCGAAATTTGAAATATACACGCTAATCAATCAACTGATCGAAAATGGCATGAGTATCATCATGATTTCATCGGAACTACCGGAACTCCTTGCAATGAGCGATAGACTTTACGTTGTTGCAGAAGGTGTGATCACTGGAGAACTTGATAAAGAATCAGCTACCCAGGAAAATGTGATGAAATTGGCGACATTGTAA